The proteins below come from a single Aegilops tauschii subsp. strangulata cultivar AL8/78 chromosome 6, Aet v6.0, whole genome shotgun sequence genomic window:
- the LOC109773478 gene encoding transcription termination factor MTERF8, chloroplastic-like produces MLRRRGRVLIQMLSSPSASTSSPLHRLISATRPQVNARSSILSSPRRLLSGATAPVVSPNPSFAVEEYLVSTCGLTRPQALKASPKLAHLRSAANPDAVLAFLAGRGLSGADVAALVAKDPKFLCAGVDKGLSPIVAGLSGLGLSDPEMARLLSLAPHKFRCRSIVAKLHYYLPLFGGSLEKLLRAINFNTNLLCCKRRVEPNVAFLRECGLGDGDIAKLCSSIPRMVTANMERVRTMVALTEGLGVPRGSGMFRHALSAVAFLDEKKITAKVDHLKKTVGWSDAEVSIALPKAPFLLAKSNESLQHGSEFLVSEVGLEPAYIARRPVLLCYSLEGRMRPRYYVVKFLKENGLLKRDPSYYTVFKETERYFVEKFICPHKEAAPYLAEDYAAACRGEVPARFRFT; encoded by the coding sequence atgCTCCGGCGCCGAGGCCGCGTCCTCATCCAGATGCTCTCCTCTCCATCCGCCTCCACCAGCTCCCCTCTCCACCGCCTCATATCCGCCACCCGACCACAGGTAAACGCGCGGAGCAGCATCCTCTCCTCtccccgccgcctcctctccgGTGCCACAGCCCCCGTCGTCTCCCCGAACCCTAGCTTCGCCGTGGAGGAGTACCTCGTCTCCACCTGCGGCCTCACCCGACCGCAGGCACTCAAGGCCTCCCCCAAGCTCGCCCACCTCAGGTCCGCCGCCAACCCGGACGCCGTCCTCGCCTTCCTCGCCGGCCGTGGCCTCTCCGGCgccgacgtcgccgccctcgtcGCCAAGGACCCCAAGTTCCTCTGCGCCGGCGTGGACAAGGGCCTGTCCCCCATCGTCGCGGGGCTCTCCGGCCTCGGTTTGTCAGATCCCGAGATGGCGCGCCTCCTCTCGCTCGCCCCACACAAATTCCGCTGCAGATCCATCGTCGCCAAGCTGCACTACTACCTGCCCCTCTTCGGCGGCTCCTTGGAGAAGCTGCTCCGGGCCATCAACTTCAACACCAACCTCCTCTGCTGCAAGAGGAGGGTGGAGCCCAACGTCGCGTTCCTGCGCGAGTGCGGGCTGGGTGATGGCGACATTGCCAAGCTGTGCAGCTCGATACCGAGGATGGTCACCGCCAACATGGAGCGTGTTCGGACAATGGTGGCGTTGACCGAAGGCCTCGGCGTGCCCCGGGGGTCCGGAATGTTCAGGCATGCTCTGAGTGCCGTCGCATTCCTCGACGAGAAGAAGATCACAGCCAAAGTGGATCACCTGAAGAAGACGGTCGGGTGGTCGGATGCTGAGGTGAGCATTGCTCTCCCTAAGGCACCGTTTCTGCTCGCCAAGTCGAACGAATCGCTGCAGCATGGGTCCGAGTTCCTCGTCTCTGAGGTTGGGTTGGAACCGGCGTACATTGCTCGTCGGCCGGTACTGCTCTGTTACAGCCTAGAGGGCCGGATGAGACCCCGGTACTACGTTGTAAAGTTTCTCAAGGAAAATGGATTGCTCAAGCGCGACCCCAGCTACTATACTGTTTTCAAGGAGACCGAGAGGTATTTCGTGGAGAAGTTCATATGCCCTCACAAGGAAGCTGCACCATACCTCGCTGAAGACTATGCTGCCGCTTGCAGAGGGGAAGTGCCCGCTAGATTTAGATTTACATGA